From the Natrinema saccharevitans genome, the window CAACACGGCATCAGCGTCGCCGGCTGCAGCTTGACTGCCACTGTCTATCTTTGTCCCGTACACACCGTTTGCACCGGTACTGTTGAGATTAGGGTCGTGGACAGTTATCTCCCCACTCGAGTCAACGAACGCGATCCCGTCGATATTACTACCACCGGCAGTCAACTCGACAGTGATATTTTCAGTTTCGTTCTCACCAATGTCAGCGCTGGCGCTTATGCTCTTGTTCCCTGGATCGCCCATGTCCAGCACGAAGGCGGCAATCACGGCTGCGAGTATCACGGTAATAGCTACCATGAGTATGACCCCTATAACCGGGCTCACAGCCCTCTCTTCCTCATCTCCGACCAATTTTGACTGAAGTTCTTCAGGCATCATTGCTAGGGATCGTACGTGACTTGCCCGAGTTCGACGTTCGCGTCAGCGTCATCGATAGAGCCGTCTTCTTCAACACTCCCTTGGTAAGCGTATACGGTATAATCAGTGGAGCCACTGCCGGATAGGTCACCAGTACCATCACCACTGTCACTGTATGTCCCTGATGCGCCTGTGCTACTCACACTATCGTCATACACAGCGATCTTCCCGTTACTGTTGACAAATGCGATACCATCAACGTTGCTGCCACCGGCGGTCAATTCGACAGTGACATCCGAACCTCCGTTCTCAATGTCAGCGCTGGCGCTTATGCTCTTATTCCCTGGATCGCCCATGTCCAGCACGAAGGCAGCAATTACGGCTGCGAGGATCA encodes:
- a CDS encoding type IV pilin; translation: MDGKTIRNKLIGSDDQRAVSPVIGVILMVAITVILAAVIAAFVLDMGDPGNKSISASADIENGGSDVTVELTAGGSNVDGIAFVNSNGKIAVYDDSVSSTGASGTYSDSGDGTGDLSGSGSTDYTVYAYQGSVEEDGSIDDADANVELGQVTYDP
- a CDS encoding type IV pilin, producing MMPEELQSKLVGDEEERAVSPVIGVILMVAITVILAAVIAAFVLDMGDPGNKSISASADIGENETENITVELTAGGSNIDGIAFVDSSGEITVHDPNLNSTGANGVYGTKIDSGSQAAAGDADAVLSDDSYTIYAYQGSVEHGDSIDDADASVEIGSVEYDAPSP